The proteins below are encoded in one region of Cololabis saira isolate AMF1-May2022 chromosome 11, fColSai1.1, whole genome shotgun sequence:
- the rasgrf2a gene encoding ras-specific guanine nucleotide-releasing factor 2 isoform X4 — protein sequence MQKSVRYNEGHALHLSVVARKEGTKRGFLSKKTTENSRWTDKYFALYQNVLFYFENEQSTRPSGIYLIEGCTCERAPAPKVSAISKEPVEKQQHYFLVIFGHDGQKPLELRTEEELDCSEWVERIQQASYSDIMVEREILMQKYIHLVQILETEKIAANQLRTQLEDQDTEIERLKAEIVVLNKAKERMLPFQSNQEEEDPDIKKIKKVQSFMRGWLCRRKWKIIVQDYISSPHAESMRKRNQIVFNMVEAETEYVHQLSILVNCFLRPLRMAASSKKPPISHDDVSSIFLNSETIMFLHEIFHQGLNARIANWPTLVLADLFDILLPMLNIYQEFVRNHQYSLQVLANCKQNRDFDKLLKQYESNAACEGRMLETFLTYPMFQIPRYIITLHELLAHTPHEHVERKSLEFAKSKLEELSKMMHDEVSDTENIRKNLAIERMIVEGCDILLDTSQTFVRQGSLIHLPSSSERGMLSKVRLGSLSLRKEGERQCFLFTKHFVICTRTSGGKLHLLKQGGALSLIECTLIEELDASDEDYNAAGQGFSHLEFKIVVEPTDGQSFSVVLLAPSRQEKAAWTSDISQCIDNIRCNGLMTSVFDENSKVSVPHMIKSDTRLHKDDVDICFSKTLNSCKVPQIRYASVERLLERLTDLRFLSIDFLNTFLHTYRIFTTAAVVIDKLADIYRKPFTSIPVRSLELFFATTNQGSWGTDPLNTKSPRLCRKFSSPPPLSIPSRTSSPVHCRKLSLSSPISIKVGTLDLSATPSSSAANSPTSSLSPSICSSPTASSRPPSGFSYPPPTATRSPSLPQGASGVSSPPPTSTKAPMDLTRGPSSPELSPSAGEDVSGELPRLDAICGKLRRSIRRAVLESVSLDKFMPESPSISEPGDLSPCRSPSTPRHLRYRQSGVTSGENSRCAMSPASAFAIATAAAGHSSSQGFNNSEKVYDKEFIIRRAATNRVLNVLRHWVSKHSQDFDMNSELKTGVMSLLEEVLRDPDLLPHEKKATSNILSALSQEELDDCQLRIEDILQMTENPKAECFESLSAMELAEQITLLDHIVFRNIPYEEFLGQGWMKVDKSERTPYIMKTSQHFNDMSNLVASQIIAHTDAGSRASSIEKWLAVADICRCLNNYNGVLEITSALNRTAVYRLKKTWAKVCRQTKALMDRLQKIVSSEGRFKNLRETLKNCNPPCVPYLGMYLTDLAFIEEGTPNFTEEGLVNFSKMRMICHIIREIRQFQQAPYRIEHQPKVTQFLLDKSLVMDEDTLYELSLKIEPRVPPG from the exons CTACTCTGACATCATGGTCGAGCGTGAGATCCTGATGCAGAAGTACATCCACCTGGTCCAGATCCTGGAGACGGAAAAGATCGCAGCCAATCAGCTTCGCAcgcagctggaggaccaggacaCGGAGATCGAGAGGCTCAAAGCCGAG ATTGTAGTGTTGAACAAAGCCAAGGAGCGGATGCTGCCGTTCCAGAGCAACCAGGAGGAAGAAGACCCAGATATCAAGAAGATCAAGAAG GTGCAAAGCTTCATGCGTGGCTGGCTTTGCCGGAGGAAGTGGAAGATCATCGTCCAGGACTACATCTCCTCCCCTCACGCTGAGAGCATGAGGAAGAGGAACCAGATCGTTTTCAACATGGTGGAAGCGGAGACGGAGTACGTCCACCAGCTCTCCATCCTGGTCAACTGCTTCCTCAGGCCGCTGCGCATGGCCGCCAGCTCCAAGAAACCACCCATCAGCCACGACGACGTCAGCAGCATCTTCCTCAACAg TGAGACCATCATGTTTCTGCACGAGATCTTCCACCAGGGCCTGAATGCTCGTATCGCAAACTGGCCAACTCTGGTTCTGG CGGACCTGTTTGACATCCTGCTGCCCATGCTGAACATCTACCAGGAGTTTGTGAGGAACCACCAGTACAGCCTGCAGGTTCTGGCCAACTGCAAGCAAAACAGAGACTTTGACAAGCTGTTGAAGCAGTACGAGTCCAACGCTGCGTGTGAGGGTCGCATGTTGGAGACGTTCCTCACATATCCCATGTTCCAG ATACCACGATACATCATCACGCTGCACGAGCTGCTGGCACACACACCTCACGAGCACGTGGAGCGCAAGAGTCTGGAGTTTGCCAAATCCAAACTGGAGGAGCTGTCAaa GATGATGCACGATGAAGTTAGCGACACAGAGAACATCAGGAAGAATCTGGCCATCGAGAGGATGATCGTGGAAGGCTGCGACATCCTGCTGGACACGAGCCAGACCTTCGTCAGACAAG GTTCTCTCATCCATTTGCCATCCAGCAGCGAACGGGGCATGCTCAGTAAGGTCCGGCTGGGTTCACTCTCcctgaggaaggaaggagagaggcaGTGTTTCCTCTTCACCAAACATTTCGTCATCTGTACGCGGACATCTGGAGGGAAGCTTCACCTGCTGAAG CAGGGAGGAGCATTGTCTCTCATTGAGTGTACTCTGATCGAGGAGCTGGACGCCAGCGATGAGGACT ACAACGCCGCCGGTCAGGGCTTCAGCCACCTGGAGTTTAAGATCGTGGTGGAGCCTACAGACGGTCAGAGCTTCTCTGTTGTCCTCTTGGCTCCTTCGCGCCAGGAGAAGGCAGCCTGGACCAGCGACATCAGCCAG TGCATCGATAACATCCGCTGTAACGGCCTGATGACCAGCGTGTTTGACGAGAACTCCAAAGTATCTGTGCCGCATATGATCAA GTCTGACACCCGTCTTCACAAAGACGATGTGGACATTTGCTTCAGCAAGACACTCAACTCCTGCAAGGTCCCACAGATCCGATATGCCAGCGTGGAACGGCTGCTGGAGCGCTTGACGGACCTGCGCTTCCTCTCCATCGACTTCCTCAACACCTTCCTCCACACCTACCGGATCTTCACCACCGCCGCGGTGGTCATCGACAAGCTGGCGGACATCTACAGGAAGCCCTTCACCTCCATCCCCGTCAG GTCTCTGGAGCTCTTCTTCGCCACCACCAACCAGGGCTCCTGGGGAACCGACCCCTTGAACACCAAATCCCCGAGGCTCTGCCGGAAGTtttcctcccctcctccactcTCCATCCCCTCTCGCACCTCCTCCCCCGTACACTGCCGCAAGCTCTCTCTCAGCTCCCCAATCAGCATCAAAGTAGGGACCCTGGATCTGTCTGCCAcgccctcctcctccgccgCCAACTCCCCCACTTCCAGCCTCAGTCCCTCCATCTGCTCGTCACCTACCGCCTCATCCAGGCCACCCTCGGGCTTTTCGTACCCTCCGCCCACCGCCACACGCTCCCCCAGCCTCCCTCAAGGGGCCTCCGGAGTATCCTCGCCACCTCCCACCTCCACCAAAGCCCCAATGGACCTGACCCGTGGCCCCAGCTCTCCGGAGCTGAGTCCATCTGCGGGGGAGGACGTGAGCGGAGAGCTGCCTCGCCTCGACGCCATCTGTGGGAAGCTGAGGCGTAGCATCCGCAGGG CTGTTCTGGAGTCTGTGTCGCTGGACAAGTTTATGCCTGAATCTCCATCCATCAGCGAGCCGGGCGACTTGTCTCCCTGCCGTTCGCCGTCAACGCCGAGACACCTCCGCTACCGACAGTCAGGAG TCACATCAGGGGAGAACTCTCGCTGCGCCATGTCGCCTGCTTCGGCGTTCGCCATTGCTACGGCAGCCGCCGGACACAGCAGCTCGCAGG GGTTCAATAACTCGGAGAAAGTGTACGACAAAGAATTCATCATCCGTAGAGCTGCCACCAACAGAGTCCTGAATGTGCTACGACACTGGGTTTCCAAACATTCCCAG GACTTTGACATGAACAGCGAGCTGAAGACAGGGGTGATGAGTCTCCTGGAGGAGGTGCTCCGGGATCCAGACCTGTTGCCACACGAGAAGAAAGCTACATCCAACATTTTAAG TGCCCTTTCTCAAGAAGAACTCGACGACTGTCAGCTGAGGATCGAAGACATCCTGCAGATG ACGGAGAATCCTAAAGCGGAGTGTTTTGAGTCTCTTTCAGCCATGGAGCTGGCGGAACAGATAACGCTGCTGGATCACATCGTGTTCAGGAACATCCCATACGA AGAATTCCTGGGGCAGGGCTGGATGAAGGTTGACAAAAGTGAGAGGACTCCGTACATCATGAAGACCAGCCAGCACTTTAACGAT ATGAGCAACTTGGTGGCGTCCCAGATCATCGCCCACACCGACGCGGGTTCCCGGGCCAGCTCCATAGAGAAGTGGCTGGCGGTGGCCGACATCTGCCGCTGCCTCAACAACTACAACGGGGTGCTGGAGATCACCTCGGCGCTGAACCGCACCGCCGTCTACCGGCTGAAGAAGACCTGGGCTAAAGTCTGCAGACAG ACAAAGGCGCTGATGGATCGGCTGCAGAAGATCGTGTCGTCAGAGGGCCGGTTCAAGAACCTCAGAGAGACCCTGAAAAA CTGCAACCCCCCCTGTGTCCCGTACCTGGGCATGTACCTGACCGACCTGGCCTTCATCGAGGAGGGGACACCCAACTTTACAGAGGAGGGCCTCGTCAACTTCTCCAAGATGAGGATG ATCTGCCACATCATCCGGGAGATCCGCCAGTTCCAGCAAGCACCGTACAGGATAGAGCACCAGCCCAAG gtgACTCAGTTCCTCCTGGACAAGTCTTTAGTGATGGATGAAGACACCCTCTATGAGCTGTCACTCAAGATCGAGCCACGTGTACCGCCGggctga